From the Pseudomonadota bacterium genome, one window contains:
- the fdhF gene encoding formate dehydrogenase subunit alpha: MGDTLTTCVYCGCGCGLYLHESNGMIRGSSASRNHPVSRNNLCVKGWHIHEFIHSPERLSQPLIRKNGALAPATWNEALDYTAKELMRIREGDKGFGVLSSAKCTNEENYLLQKFTRAVMKTNNIDHCARLUHAPTVAGLATTFGSGAMTNSINEIENAEVILVSGSNTTEAHPQVARRMLDAVDKGAKLIVIDPRKTPLAEFAHIHLDLRPGTDIPLLNGMMRIILDENLVDDLFIEMRTENYYQLRDMLFRLDLDEVASVTGVDPAKIRKAAQLYAQAQKAVICYCLGITQHICGTRNVQSLANLAMLTGNVEKEDTGVDPLRGQNNVQGACDMGALPNVYPSYQPVNNQDFREKFEKAWNTELSAQPGLSLMEMTHGGKNGALRAMFIMGENPMLSDPVLSKVKETLTGLDFLAVSDIFLTETAELAHVVFPAASFAEKTGTFTNSERRVQMVRQAIPPIGGCRTDLDIITALSERLGYPMDYESPAEVMEEIAMLAPIYGGMHHDRLDSSWGLQWPCWDRSHTGTKFLHKYYFTRGRGHFVPADHVPPSELPDQDYPFTLITGRIYHHYHTGTMTRKSAALNRESDKALLEIHKSDAEKMQIRNGEIVELISRRGAIPVAASISDQVQPGSLYTSFHFSESPINALCIDTWDPLANCPEYKVCAVRINKIPAGN, translated from the coding sequence ATGGGCGACACCTTAACAACCTGTGTCTATTGCGGTTGCGGTTGCGGCTTGTATCTTCACGAAAGCAATGGCATGATCCGGGGCTCAAGCGCCAGCCGCAATCATCCGGTTTCCCGCAATAATTTATGTGTCAAAGGCTGGCACATCCACGAGTTTATCCATTCACCAGAACGCCTTAGCCAGCCCCTGATCCGCAAAAACGGCGCCCTGGCGCCTGCCACTTGGAATGAAGCCCTGGATTACACCGCAAAGGAATTAATGCGGATCAGAGAAGGCGACAAAGGTTTTGGCGTTCTCTCTTCGGCAAAGTGCACGAATGAAGAGAACTACCTGCTCCAGAAATTCACCCGCGCCGTGATGAAAACCAACAATATCGACCATTGCGCCCGCCTCTGACACGCCCCGACGGTGGCAGGTCTTGCCACCACTTTCGGCAGCGGGGCAATGACCAATTCAATCAACGAGATTGAAAACGCGGAAGTCATCCTGGTTTCCGGCTCCAATACCACCGAAGCCCACCCCCAGGTGGCCCGCCGAATGCTTGATGCCGTTGACAAAGGGGCGAAGCTGATTGTTATCGACCCCCGCAAAACCCCACTTGCCGAGTTCGCCCATATCCATCTGGACCTTCGCCCGGGAACAGACATTCCCCTGCTGAACGGGATGATGCGCATTATTCTCGACGAAAACCTGGTCGATGACCTGTTTATCGAGATGCGCACTGAAAATTACTATCAGCTCCGCGACATGCTGTTCCGCCTTGACCTTGACGAAGTCGCTTCCGTTACCGGAGTTGATCCGGCAAAGATCAGAAAGGCGGCGCAACTCTATGCCCAGGCGCAGAAAGCTGTAATCTGCTACTGCCTGGGTATCACCCAGCACATCTGCGGCACCAGAAACGTCCAGTCTCTGGCGAATCTGGCCATGCTGACCGGCAATGTTGAGAAGGAAGACACGGGGGTCGACCCCCTGCGTGGCCAGAACAATGTTCAGGGCGCCTGCGACATGGGCGCCCTGCCAAATGTTTATCCAAGCTACCAACCAGTCAACAACCAGGATTTCAGAGAGAAGTTCGAAAAGGCCTGGAACACCGAACTTTCCGCACAGCCCGGGTTGTCGCTAATGGAAATGACCCATGGCGGGAAAAATGGCGCGCTCAGGGCCATGTTCATCATGGGCGAGAACCCGATGCTCAGCGACCCTGTGCTTTCCAAGGTCAAAGAAACCTTGACCGGGCTGGATTTCCTGGCGGTTTCAGACATCTTCCTGACCGAGACCGCAGAACTGGCCCATGTGGTCTTTCCTGCCGCCTCCTTTGCCGAAAAAACAGGCACTTTCACCAACTCCGAACGAAGAGTGCAGATGGTCCGTCAGGCCATTCCTCCTATCGGGGGCTGCCGAACCGACCTGGATATCATCACCGCCCTGTCCGAAAGACTCGGCTATCCGATGGACTACGAATCCCCTGCAGAAGTGATGGAAGAGATTGCGATGCTCGCCCCCATTTACGGAGGCATGCACCACGACCGGCTCGACTCCTCCTGGGGTCTGCAGTGGCCCTGCTGGGATCGGAGCCATACCGGGACAAAATTCCTGCATAAATACTATTTCACCCGGGGACGCGGCCATTTTGTCCCGGCCGATCATGTGCCGCCAAGCGAACTCCCGGATCAGGATTACCCTTTCACCCTGATCACCGGGCGGATATACCATCACTACCATACCGGCACCATGACCCGGAAGAGTGCGGCCCTGAATCGGGAAAGCGATAAAGCGTTGCTTGAGATCCATAAAAGCGATGCGGAAAAAATGCAGATCAGAAACGGCGAGATTGTCGAACTTATTTCCAGGCGGGGGGCGATCCCGGTTGCCGCTTCCATCAGCGACCAGGTGCAGCCAGGGTCACTCTACACCTCGTTTCATTTTTCCGAGTCGCCGATCAACGCCTTGTGTATCGACACCTGGGACCCTCTGGCCAATTGTCCGGAATATAAGGTCTGCGCAGTCAGAATCAATAAAATTCCAGCCGGGAACTAA